A genomic region of Rhodococcus pyridinivorans contains the following coding sequences:
- a CDS encoding sulfurtransferase has product MTEAAFRDEQVLISAEELASDPGAHTVLHATVTFPKPRFDGDYRPESGYATWRAAHIPGSVHADLLGGFSAPGTDLHFSRPAPDDLAAALTELGVTPDTDLVIYDDGGMTWASRLWWMLRNIGVSARVLDGGLARWTALDLPVETGDAAERTAITSRTGLPDHGLWRDRDDVLAVVSGDAPGTLVCALDAEQFAGTATTRYARRGHIGGSRNLPAKSLLADGVLRSTDRIAELAEQALADTSRPLILYCGGGVSACLVALALVRTGHDDIAVYDGSLEEWTADPALPVRTLGEGKGDA; this is encoded by the coding sequence GTGACCGAGGCGGCTTTCCGGGACGAACAGGTGCTGATCAGCGCCGAAGAGCTCGCGAGCGACCCCGGCGCCCACACGGTCCTGCACGCGACGGTCACCTTTCCGAAGCCCCGTTTCGACGGCGACTACCGTCCGGAATCCGGCTACGCGACCTGGCGCGCCGCGCACATCCCGGGCTCCGTCCACGCCGACCTGCTCGGCGGATTCAGCGCCCCCGGCACCGACCTGCACTTCTCCCGCCCCGCCCCGGACGACCTCGCGGCCGCCCTGACCGAACTCGGCGTGACCCCCGACACCGACCTCGTGATCTACGACGACGGCGGCATGACCTGGGCGTCCCGGTTGTGGTGGATGCTGCGCAACATCGGTGTCTCCGCCCGCGTCCTCGACGGCGGCCTCGCCCGTTGGACCGCACTCGACCTGCCCGTGGAAACCGGCGACGCCGCCGAGCGCACTGCCATCACATCCCGGACCGGGCTGCCCGACCACGGCCTGTGGCGCGATCGCGACGACGTGCTCGCCGTGGTGTCCGGTGACGCACCGGGCACCCTCGTCTGTGCGCTCGACGCCGAGCAGTTCGCAGGCACCGCCACCACTCGTTACGCGCGCCGCGGGCACATCGGCGGGAGCCGGAACCTGCCGGCCAAGAGCCTGCTCGCCGACGGCGTCCTGCGGAGCACCGATCGGATCGCCGAGCTGGCCGAGCAGGCCCTCGCCGATACCTCCCGGCCCCTGATCCTCTACTGCGGTGGCGGCGTCTCGGCCTGCCTGGTGGCGCTCGCACTGGTCCGGACGGGCCACGACGACATCGCCGTCTACGACGGATCCCTCGAGGAGTGGACCGCCGACCCCGCACTCCCCGTGCGGACACTCGGAGAAGGGAAGGGCGACGCATGA
- a CDS encoding DUF2231 domain-containing protein → MNLHELLRAVESFDAVDRPAERIAQRIRRVLDGSVVDDLLRGSWLGHPVHPLLVTVPIGSWVSAAALDALPGQRTASRRLVALGLGAAVPTIVTGYTDFSTLEDAPQRRVGAVHAVSNAIGVICMATSYRARRARHDRAGTMWTLIGLGAVGVGGALGGHLSYAQGGGVYRWQRPSESVDLAAELEDIGAKR, encoded by the coding sequence ATGAACCTGCACGAACTCCTGCGCGCCGTCGAATCGTTCGACGCTGTGGATCGGCCCGCCGAGCGCATCGCGCAGCGCATACGGCGAGTCCTCGACGGCTCCGTCGTCGACGACCTGCTCCGAGGTTCCTGGCTCGGACACCCCGTCCATCCGCTCCTCGTCACCGTCCCGATCGGGTCGTGGGTGTCCGCGGCGGCGTTGGACGCGCTGCCCGGACAGCGCACCGCGTCCCGGCGACTCGTCGCGTTGGGACTGGGCGCGGCGGTCCCGACGATCGTCACCGGCTACACCGACTTCTCCACCCTGGAGGATGCCCCTCAGCGCAGGGTCGGTGCGGTGCACGCCGTGTCCAACGCGATCGGGGTGATCTGCATGGCGACGTCCTATCGCGCGCGACGTGCCCGCCACGACCGGGCGGGGACGATGTGGACTTTGATCGGTCTCGGCGCGGTCGGAGTCGGTGGCGCTCTCGGCGGTCACCTCTCCTACGCCCAGGGTGGCGGAGTGTATCGGTGGCAGCGACCGTCCGAGAGTGTCGATCTTGCAGCCGAACTCGAGGACATCGGCGCCAAGCGCTGA
- a CDS encoding RidA family protein: MTAVAPRPQGRYVPAVLAGDTVRTAGMTPRRDGELILTGRVGAEVTVEQARAAAVVAVGNALAAIRATLPEGTSFRPVEMVVYVASAPGFVDLSVVADGASDLIERELGVDALPARTAVGVHTLPGGAPLEIALTAVCG, from the coding sequence GTGACCGCTGTCGCACCGCGTCCGCAGGGGCGATACGTCCCGGCCGTGTTGGCCGGCGACACCGTCCGCACGGCGGGCATGACCCCACGGCGAGACGGCGAGCTGATCCTCACCGGACGGGTCGGCGCGGAGGTCACCGTCGAACAGGCCCGGGCCGCCGCGGTCGTCGCGGTGGGCAACGCGTTGGCAGCGATCCGCGCGACGCTGCCGGAGGGCACGTCGTTCCGGCCGGTCGAGATGGTCGTCTACGTCGCGAGCGCGCCCGGTTTCGTCGATCTGTCGGTGGTCGCGGACGGCGCGTCGGACCTGATCGAACGCGAACTCGGTGTGGATGCGCTACCGGCGCGCACCGCCGTCGGCGTCCACACCCTGCCCGGCGGGGCACCGCTCGAGATCGCGCTGACCGCCGTGTGCGGATAG
- a CDS encoding DNA polymerase III subunit gamma and tau, with translation MALYRKYRPATFAEVVGQEHVTVPLSTALDTGRINHAYLFSGPRGCGKTSSARILARSLNCETGPTSTPCGTCRSCVSLGPGGGGNLDVTELDAASHGGVDDTRELRDRAFYAPAESRYRIFIIDEAHMVTTQGFNALLKIVEEPPEHLIFVFATTEPEKVLPTIRSRTHHYPFRLLAPTAMRGLLEQICGQENVPVEDAVYPLVIRAGGGSPRDSLSVMDQLLAGAGPEGVTYERALSLLGVTDVALIDEAVDSLAAGDGAALFGTVEKVMDAGHDPRRFAVDLLERLRDLILMKSVPDAAERGLVDAPGDVLERMRDEATRLGPATLTRYAEIVHAGLGEMRGATSPRLLLEVMCARMLLPAASDAETAVLQRLERLEQGIVAAPAGGVAPKPVAVPAAPAAPPISPDEPAARFQRPSQRRAAEAAPAAPSNETAQPRETAQPREAAQPQPEAAQQPPAQQAPVQPEPAQPAPAPTPPPAAAQPPVVPEAPQPQSVPDEVAAQEVPPPAPEEPVAPEPEPEPARAAGGPDAAQMRGVWSEVRAKVRERSRTVEVMLSGATVRSVDGTRVVLVHDSAPLAKRLADARNATVIADALKTVFGGEFEVTCVHGSAAAEAPARTPAPEKNSRPAGQPRFSRPSQAKNAAPPAPAEAPAPQRPAAAPSAAPTFTRPSVESVDDIPPPEAPDLPDDPGPGYDAPPPDPSQMTEADVEEMFAEAATPGDPSTRRDPEEVAIELLKDVLGAKPLDEK, from the coding sequence GTGGCTCTGTACCGGAAGTATCGACCTGCGACCTTCGCGGAGGTGGTGGGGCAGGAGCACGTCACCGTGCCCCTCAGCACGGCGCTCGACACGGGCCGCATCAACCACGCCTACCTGTTCTCGGGTCCTCGTGGATGCGGCAAGACGTCCTCGGCGCGCATCCTCGCCCGCTCGCTCAACTGCGAGACCGGCCCCACGTCCACTCCGTGCGGAACGTGCCGGTCGTGCGTGTCGCTCGGCCCGGGCGGTGGAGGCAACCTCGACGTCACCGAACTCGACGCCGCGAGCCACGGCGGTGTCGACGACACCCGCGAACTCCGCGACCGCGCGTTCTACGCTCCAGCCGAATCGCGCTACCGCATCTTCATCATCGACGAGGCACACATGGTCACCACGCAGGGCTTCAACGCCCTGCTCAAGATCGTAGAGGAGCCGCCGGAGCACCTCATCTTCGTCTTCGCGACCACCGAGCCCGAGAAGGTGCTGCCCACCATCCGGTCGCGCACGCATCACTATCCCTTCCGGCTCCTCGCTCCCACGGCGATGCGGGGTCTGCTCGAGCAGATCTGTGGCCAGGAGAACGTGCCGGTCGAGGACGCGGTCTATCCGCTGGTCATCCGTGCCGGCGGTGGATCCCCCCGCGACTCGCTGTCGGTGATGGACCAGCTCCTCGCCGGTGCCGGCCCCGAGGGCGTCACCTACGAGCGCGCCCTGTCGCTGCTCGGCGTCACCGACGTCGCTCTCATCGACGAGGCCGTCGATTCGCTCGCGGCCGGCGACGGCGCGGCGCTGTTCGGCACCGTCGAGAAGGTCATGGACGCCGGGCACGACCCGCGTCGCTTCGCCGTCGACCTTCTCGAACGGCTCCGCGATCTCATCCTCATGAAGTCCGTCCCCGACGCCGCCGAGCGCGGACTCGTCGACGCACCCGGCGACGTCCTCGAGCGGATGCGCGACGAAGCGACCCGCCTGGGCCCGGCCACCCTCACCCGCTACGCCGAGATCGTGCACGCCGGGCTCGGCGAGATGCGCGGTGCGACGTCGCCGCGTCTGCTGCTCGAGGTGATGTGCGCGCGCATGCTGCTCCCCGCGGCGTCCGACGCGGAAACCGCTGTCCTGCAACGCCTCGAACGACTCGAGCAGGGCATCGTCGCAGCCCCGGCGGGAGGTGTCGCGCCGAAGCCGGTGGCAGTACCCGCCGCGCCTGCCGCACCGCCCATCTCGCCCGACGAACCCGCGGCACGTTTCCAGCGTCCCTCCCAGCGCCGGGCAGCGGAGGCGGCGCCTGCCGCACCGTCCAACGAGACTGCTCAGCCCCGCGAGACTGCTCAGCCCCGCGAGGCCGCTCAGCCGCAGCCGGAAGCTGCCCAGCAACCCCCTGCCCAGCAGGCACCGGTACAGCCCGAACCGGCCCAGCCGGCACCTGCCCCGACACCGCCTCCCGCCGCCGCGCAACCTCCCGTCGTCCCGGAGGCTCCACAGCCGCAGAGTGTGCCCGACGAGGTTGCCGCGCAGGAGGTTCCGCCGCCCGCCCCCGAGGAGCCGGTTGCTCCCGAACCCGAGCCCGAACCCGCCCGCGCGGCAGGCGGTCCCGACGCAGCCCAGATGCGGGGCGTGTGGTCGGAGGTGCGCGCGAAGGTCCGCGAACGCAGCCGCACCGTCGAGGTGATGCTCTCGGGCGCCACGGTCCGATCGGTCGACGGCACCCGCGTCGTTCTCGTGCACGACTCCGCTCCGCTCGCGAAGCGACTCGCCGACGCGCGCAACGCCACGGTCATCGCCGATGCGCTGAAGACGGTCTTCGGTGGAGAGTTCGAGGTCACCTGCGTCCACGGATCCGCTGCTGCGGAGGCGCCTGCCAGAACCCCGGCACCCGAAAAGAATTCGCGTCCGGCGGGTCAACCGCGTTTCTCCCGGCCGAGCCAGGCGAAGAATGCCGCGCCGCCCGCACCCGCCGAAGCCCCCGCGCCGCAGCGACCGGCGGCCGCACCGTCGGCTGCCCCGACGTTCACGCGTCCGTCCGTGGAGAGCGTCGACGACATCCCGCCGCCCGAAGCCCCCGATCTTCCCGACGACCCGGGCCCTGGCTACGACGCGCCGCCGCCCGACCCGTCGCAGATGACGGAGGCGGACGTCGAGGAGATGTTCGCCGAGGCCGCCACGCCCGGCGACCCGTCGACGCGCCGCGATCCGGAGGAAGTCGCGATCGAACTGCTCAAGGACGTGCTGGGAGCGAAACCGCTCGACGAGAAGTAG
- a CDS encoding aldehyde dehydrogenase family protein, which yields MTITGLNHIDGNWVPAASGAVFERRNPADETDLIGTFPDSDAIDVRNAVDALDKAAPEWAAAPPERRAAILEAAADHLAAHSAELVDELIREEGKTRAEASMEVTRTPMNLRFYAGEALRATGATFPAPGSTTIYTVREPIGIVGAITPWNFPLNIPSRKLGPALAAGNTVLFKPSEITPLMGQRLVEALLAGGLPPGAIALVQGDGKAGAAVSGDERVAAVTFTGSTEVGRAIHRSVGPDRRVQLEMGGKNPVVVLADADLDAAAALIVKGAFGLSGQACTGTSRVVAVDAIHDELLEKVAERTLALRVGPGSGAAVDVGPLAGRGQLDKFLEYVTIGTDEGARLVCGGVRCEDDALRDGFFVRPTVFADTAPGMRLLTDEIFGPVLAFQRAGSFDEALALANDTAFGLSASVVTRSLSAAQRFIAGSRTGLVKVNQPTTGMAMNAPFGGYKQSSTQTFKEQAGPTLMQFYQSEKTVYLSPDA from the coding sequence ATGACGATCACCGGACTGAACCACATCGACGGCAACTGGGTACCGGCCGCCTCCGGCGCGGTCTTCGAACGCCGCAACCCCGCCGACGAGACCGATCTGATCGGCACCTTCCCGGACTCCGACGCCATCGACGTCCGCAACGCGGTCGATGCTCTCGACAAGGCCGCGCCCGAATGGGCCGCCGCCCCGCCCGAACGCCGCGCCGCGATCCTCGAAGCAGCCGCCGACCACCTCGCCGCACACTCGGCCGAACTCGTCGACGAACTGATCCGCGAAGAGGGCAAGACCCGCGCCGAGGCGTCGATGGAGGTGACTCGCACCCCCATGAACCTGCGCTTCTACGCAGGTGAGGCACTGCGCGCCACCGGTGCGACCTTCCCGGCCCCCGGATCCACGACGATCTACACCGTGCGCGAACCGATCGGGATCGTCGGTGCGATCACGCCGTGGAACTTCCCGCTCAACATCCCCTCCCGCAAGCTCGGTCCGGCGCTCGCCGCCGGCAACACGGTGCTGTTCAAGCCGTCCGAGATCACCCCGCTGATGGGGCAGCGACTCGTCGAGGCCCTGCTCGCCGGTGGTCTGCCGCCCGGCGCGATCGCACTCGTCCAGGGCGACGGCAAGGCAGGCGCGGCCGTGTCCGGCGACGAACGGGTCGCGGCCGTGACCTTCACCGGCTCCACCGAGGTCGGACGCGCCATCCACCGCAGCGTCGGCCCCGACCGGCGCGTGCAGCTGGAGATGGGCGGCAAGAACCCCGTCGTCGTGCTGGCCGACGCCGACCTCGACGCCGCAGCCGCACTGATCGTCAAGGGTGCCTTCGGGTTGTCGGGCCAGGCGTGCACCGGCACCAGCCGGGTCGTCGCCGTCGACGCGATCCACGACGAACTGCTCGAGAAGGTCGCCGAACGCACCCTCGCACTGCGGGTGGGACCAGGTTCGGGTGCCGCCGTCGATGTCGGCCCGCTCGCGGGTCGCGGTCAGCTCGACAAGTTCCTCGAGTACGTCACCATCGGCACGGACGAAGGCGCACGGCTCGTGTGCGGCGGCGTGCGATGCGAGGACGACGCGCTGCGAGACGGATTCTTCGTGCGGCCCACAGTGTTCGCAGACACCGCCCCGGGGATGCGCCTGCTCACCGACGAGATCTTCGGCCCGGTCCTGGCCTTCCAGCGCGCCGGCTCCTTCGACGAGGCCCTGGCTCTGGCGAATGACACCGCCTTCGGGCTCAGCGCCTCGGTCGTCACCCGGAGTCTTTCCGCTGCACAGCGTTTCATCGCCGGGTCGCGGACCGGGCTCGTGAAGGTCAACCAGCCCACGACGGGAATGGCCATGAACGCGCCGTTCGGCGGCTACAAGCAGTCGAGCACGCAGACCTTCAAGGAACAGGCCGGCCCCACGCTCATGCAGTTCTACCAGTCCGAGAAGACCGTCTACCTGTCCCCCGACGCCTGA
- a CDS encoding Rieske (2Fe-2S) protein: MSTEIMGSGTAGTDTAAESPTWVAVATVKEVTRRRKLRVEVDGLAIALFHANDRIYAFADLCIHQDRSLVKGTLLHGRVICPGHQWRFDLETGYEEDQDLCQPVYPVLVRDETVLVDLTPRPAPAASGKECTA; this comes from the coding sequence ATGTCCACCGAAATCATGGGCAGCGGGACCGCCGGCACCGACACCGCCGCGGAGTCCCCGACCTGGGTCGCCGTCGCCACGGTGAAAGAGGTGACCCGCCGCCGCAAACTCCGCGTGGAGGTCGACGGCCTCGCGATCGCACTGTTCCATGCGAACGACCGCATCTACGCCTTCGCCGACCTGTGCATCCACCAGGACCGTTCGCTCGTGAAGGGCACGCTCCTGCACGGCCGGGTCATCTGCCCCGGCCACCAGTGGCGCTTCGATCTCGAGACCGGATACGAAGAGGACCAGGACCTCTGCCAGCCGGTCTATCCCGTCCTCGTGCGCGACGAGACCGTCCTCGTCGACCTCACCCCGCGTCCGGCACCGGCCGCATCCGGAAAGGAGTGCACGGCATGA
- a CDS encoding Rieske (2Fe-2S) protein, giving the protein MEFKRVARSGQVPEGIVRRFYAEDYEFAISRLDGKAYATSNYCSHLDCLLSSGKLVQDGIGCSCHGSAFDLETGEPICPPATEPIKTYPCEERDGEIFVGIDPAEPPEGPRRRRMRSA; this is encoded by the coding sequence ATGGAGTTCAAGCGAGTGGCCCGATCCGGGCAGGTGCCCGAAGGCATCGTCCGCCGGTTCTACGCCGAGGACTACGAGTTCGCCATCTCCCGACTGGACGGCAAGGCGTACGCGACGTCCAACTACTGCTCACACCTCGACTGCCTGCTGTCGTCCGGCAAGCTCGTCCAGGACGGCATCGGATGCTCCTGCCACGGAAGCGCATTCGACCTCGAGACCGGTGAGCCGATCTGCCCGCCGGCCACCGAGCCCATCAAGACCTATCCGTGCGAGGAGCGCGACGGCGAGATCTTCGTCGGGATCGACCCCGCCGAGCCGCCGGAAGGACCCCGTCGACGTCGGATGCGGTCGGCATGA
- a CDS encoding GntR family transcriptional regulator: MTEQDATAELESSLLVESPTGRDDQTSKQYLRLRSDILAGKFPRGAALHETQLSETYGASRTPIREALNWLAHDGLLERASRGFRVRSGTPEDVIEIYAARVALESEAAGAAAIRHTDLDMARLERLHDSCCSATDDGAVRIGNFRFHEALWQAAHNTTITTLLVRLTTQLRIYDSGPPSNYGEPDLLNREHAQILDALRARNESAAREHMRAHLERSREQRIRLFARG; encoded by the coding sequence ATGACCGAGCAGGACGCGACGGCCGAGCTGGAGAGCTCTCTTCTCGTCGAATCGCCCACCGGGCGCGACGACCAGACCTCCAAGCAGTACCTGCGCCTGCGCTCGGACATCCTCGCGGGGAAGTTCCCACGCGGCGCCGCTCTGCACGAGACCCAGCTCAGCGAGACCTACGGGGCGTCCCGCACCCCCATCCGCGAGGCGCTCAACTGGCTCGCGCACGACGGTCTGCTCGAACGGGCCAGTCGCGGCTTCCGGGTGCGTTCGGGCACCCCCGAGGACGTCATCGAGATCTATGCGGCGCGCGTCGCGCTCGAATCCGAGGCGGCCGGCGCCGCGGCGATCCGGCACACCGATCTCGACATGGCCCGGCTCGAGCGACTGCACGATTCGTGCTGCTCAGCCACCGACGACGGCGCGGTGCGCATCGGGAACTTCCGGTTCCACGAGGCGCTGTGGCAGGCCGCGCACAACACGACGATCACGACATTGCTCGTGCGTCTGACCACCCAGCTGCGGATCTACGACTCCGGGCCGCCGTCCAACTACGGCGAGCCCGATCTGCTCAACCGGGAGCACGCGCAGATCCTCGACGCCTTGCGGGCGCGGAACGAGTCCGCGGCCCGCGAACACATGCGTGCTCATCTCGAGCGCAGCCGCGAGCAGCGCATCCGCCTCTTCGCCCGCGGCTGA
- a CDS encoding PadR family transcriptional regulator has translation MRTHEHPRGRRRAMHDRNLPGGPFRADGPRRRGHHPHDEPGFRPHRGGGGRGHGGPRGGRRGRAQRGDVRAAVLRLLGTEPMHGYQLMEAIAERTGGAWRPSPGAIYPTISQLEDEGLVTVEKEGGRKLVSLTDAGRTYIDDPENELLDPFAAHDPDSDAPDLRLALRELQVATRSVAMSGSDAEVAAAHAVLTGAKKSLYRILAGDIDTSDQE, from the coding sequence ATGCGAACCCACGAACATCCCCGCGGCCGTCGCCGCGCCATGCACGATCGAAATCTTCCCGGCGGCCCGTTCCGCGCCGACGGCCCCCGCCGTCGCGGACACCACCCGCACGACGAACCCGGCTTCCGCCCGCACCGCGGTGGCGGCGGACGGGGACACGGCGGCCCGCGAGGAGGACGACGCGGCCGAGCACAGCGAGGCGACGTCCGCGCGGCCGTGCTGCGCCTGCTCGGCACCGAACCGATGCACGGCTACCAGCTCATGGAAGCGATCGCCGAACGGACAGGCGGCGCCTGGCGCCCCAGCCCCGGCGCGATCTACCCGACGATCTCCCAGCTCGAGGACGAAGGACTCGTCACCGTCGAGAAGGAGGGCGGACGCAAGCTCGTCTCACTGACGGATGCGGGCCGCACGTACATCGACGATCCGGAAAACGAGCTCCTCGACCCCTTCGCCGCTCACGATCCCGATTCCGACGCCCCCGACCTGCGACTCGCACTGCGCGAACTGCAGGTCGCGACGCGGTCGGTCGCGATGAGCGGTTCCGACGCCGAGGTCGCCGCGGCACACGCGGTCCTCACCGGAGCCAAGAAGTCGCTGTACCGGATCCTCGCCGGCGACATCGACACGTCCGATCAGGAGTGA
- a CDS encoding gamma-glutamyltransferase family protein: MSRRVTRPATVATGGMVASSHPLASLAGVRVLEDGGNAVDAALAMAAVTWLTLPGQCGIGGDAFAVVREPDGSVWTVNGSGYGPDGGTPDFYRARGLDAIPLDGALAVAVPGAPAALAALHRRGASRSLPELWAPAARIAESGLPCSAKTRTDVQTALHAIRGDAGLASVYAPGDRVPRLGDVLPQPDLARTIRALAEDPASFYTGTLAERCVAALQGGGAPFSGDEWQAGASVDAEAALTGSYAGHVVHQTPLPTPGWMVLHQAALCDDALGTHPVLGAASIDRMARAATVAFEDRLRWCSSDNDGVARVLDPANIAAGRARIDGRAPAEAFAVSAGDTTSFVAVDSEGRAVSFIHSLAFTFGAKLTVPRTGIVLNNRLGRGAYLIDGHPNEVAPRRKPLHTLNAWIVTDSAGELRHVGNTPGGDGQVQWNMQLLSHLLDHGLDPQEAVSAPRFTVFPGSDANVLGEPTALRIEGDVADGVCDELRVLGHLVEVLEPLDAEGSAQVISIDDRGVLSGGSDPRQEGVALGVL; this comes from the coding sequence ATGAGTCGGCGCGTGACACGACCGGCGACGGTCGCGACCGGAGGCATGGTCGCGTCGAGTCATCCGCTCGCGAGCCTCGCCGGGGTCCGCGTCCTCGAGGACGGTGGCAACGCCGTCGACGCGGCCCTGGCGATGGCAGCGGTCACGTGGCTGACCCTGCCCGGGCAGTGCGGCATCGGCGGCGACGCGTTCGCCGTGGTCCGCGAGCCCGACGGGTCGGTGTGGACCGTCAACGGCAGCGGTTACGGACCCGACGGCGGTACACCGGATTTCTACCGGGCACGGGGACTCGACGCGATCCCACTCGACGGGGCGCTCGCCGTCGCCGTTCCCGGCGCACCCGCCGCGCTGGCGGCACTGCACCGGCGGGGAGCGAGCAGGTCGCTGCCCGAGCTGTGGGCGCCGGCAGCCCGGATCGCCGAGAGCGGCCTGCCGTGCTCGGCGAAGACCCGAACCGACGTGCAGACCGCTCTGCATGCGATCCGCGGCGACGCCGGACTCGCCTCGGTGTACGCACCGGGCGACCGGGTCCCGCGCCTCGGCGACGTGCTTCCCCAGCCCGATCTGGCCCGCACGATCCGTGCCCTGGCCGAGGATCCGGCATCGTTCTACACCGGCACGCTCGCCGAACGCTGCGTGGCTGCGCTGCAGGGGGGCGGAGCACCGTTCAGCGGCGACGAATGGCAGGCCGGGGCGTCAGTGGATGCGGAGGCGGCGCTCACCGGCAGCTATGCCGGTCACGTCGTGCACCAGACCCCGCTCCCCACACCGGGATGGATGGTGCTGCACCAGGCCGCCCTGTGCGACGACGCGCTCGGCACCCACCCTGTGCTCGGCGCGGCATCGATCGACCGGATGGCCCGCGCGGCCACCGTCGCCTTCGAAGACAGGCTCCGCTGGTGCTCGTCGGACAACGACGGGGTCGCACGGGTGCTCGATCCCGCGAACATCGCAGCCGGTCGCGCACGGATCGACGGGCGTGCACCGGCCGAGGCGTTCGCCGTCTCCGCCGGGGACACGACGTCGTTCGTCGCCGTGGACTCCGAGGGGCGGGCGGTGTCGTTCATCCACTCGCTGGCGTTCACCTTCGGAGCGAAGCTCACGGTGCCCAGGACGGGCATCGTGCTCAACAACCGGCTCGGTCGCGGTGCCTACCTGATCGACGGGCATCCGAACGAGGTGGCGCCGCGCCGCAAGCCCCTGCACACGCTCAACGCGTGGATCGTCACCGACTCGGCGGGTGAGCTGCGGCATGTGGGCAACACGCCCGGCGGCGACGGCCAGGTGCAGTGGAACATGCAGTTGCTGTCGCACCTGCTCGACCACGGTCTCGACCCCCAGGAGGCGGTCTCGGCGCCGCGCTTCACCGTCTTCCCGGGATCGGACGCCAACGTGCTCGGCGAACCGACCGCATTGCGGATCGAAGGCGACGTCGCCGACGGCGTGTGCGACGAACTGCGCGTACTCGGTCACCTGGTGGAAGTGCTCGAACCACTCGACGCCGAGGGCAGCGCGCAGGTGATCTCGATCGACGACCGCGGGGTGCTCTCCGGCGGCAGCGATCCACGACAGGAGGGGGTGGCTCTGGGTGTCCTCTGA
- a CDS encoding NAD(P)/FAD-dependent oxidoreductase, with protein sequence MTVRTVVTVGAGQVAAVAARTLRRRGFDGRIVLLGDEQHAPYQRPPLSKEFLAGREGIDSLALLTRKWLDANDIDIRTGVSVQRIDTATRTVEFDGGEIAADAIVLATGGRPRTLTTTGSRPDLVHYLRTLDDATALAARLTPGSSLAIVGGGFIGLEIAATARSLGVTVTVLEQAEHLLGGILGEQVGRHCAELHRRNGVDLRTGTGVASVTTSDRGVRIETTTGGIVEADAVVVGIGIVPNTDIAAASGLAVDGGIVVDATGRTSVENIYAAGDVAKRFSPREGRHVRVEHFDNANRQAAVVADTIVGRQSLSDDPHWFWSDQYDTNIQFAGSASGTTELVVRGDTDSGEFSVFYLAGDVLTAAFAMDRGEDIMAARELIGRRVDAALLADEDTDLWEMYEEVEPA encoded by the coding sequence ATGACCGTTCGCACCGTAGTCACAGTGGGCGCCGGCCAGGTCGCCGCCGTCGCCGCACGCACCCTGCGCCGCCGCGGCTTCGACGGACGCATCGTGCTGCTCGGCGACGAGCAGCACGCCCCCTACCAGCGTCCGCCCCTGTCGAAGGAATTCCTCGCGGGTCGTGAAGGAATCGACTCCCTCGCACTGCTGACCCGGAAATGGCTCGACGCCAACGACATCGACATCCGCACGGGCGTGTCGGTCCAGCGCATCGACACCGCGACCCGCACCGTCGAGTTCGACGGCGGCGAGATCGCCGCCGACGCGATCGTCCTCGCCACGGGCGGACGCCCCCGCACCCTCACCACCACCGGTTCCCGGCCCGATCTCGTCCACTACCTGCGCACCCTCGACGACGCGACCGCCCTCGCAGCCCGCCTGACCCCGGGTTCGAGTCTCGCGATCGTCGGCGGCGGCTTCATCGGACTCGAGATCGCAGCGACCGCAAGATCTCTCGGCGTGACGGTGACGGTCCTCGAACAGGCCGAACACCTTCTCGGAGGCATCCTCGGCGAGCAGGTCGGCCGGCACTGCGCCGAACTGCACCGCCGCAACGGTGTCGACCTGCGCACCGGCACGGGCGTCGCGTCGGTGACCACTTCCGATCGCGGTGTGCGGATCGAGACCACCACCGGCGGGATCGTCGAGGCCGACGCCGTGGTCGTCGGCATCGGCATCGTCCCCAACACCGACATCGCGGCGGCGAGCGGACTCGCCGTCGACGGCGGGATCGTCGTCGACGCCACCGGGCGCACCTCGGTCGAGAACATCTACGCGGCAGGCGATGTCGCGAAGCGGTTCTCCCCGCGCGAAGGCCGGCACGTGCGCGTCGAACACTTCGACAACGCGAACCGCCAGGCCGCGGTGGTCGCCGACACGATCGTCGGGCGGCAGTCGCTCTCCGACGACCCGCATTGGTTCTGGTCCGATCAGTACGACACCAACATCCAGTTCGCCGGATCAGCTTCCGGAACAACCGAACTCGTCGTCCGCGGTGACACCGACAGCGGAGAGTTCTCGGTCTTCTACCTCGCCGGCGACGTTCTGACCGCTGCCTTCGCGATGGACCGCGGCGAGGACATCATGGCGGCCCGCGAACTCATCGGCCGCAGGGTCGACGCAGCGCTGCTCGCCGACGAGGACACCGATCTGTGGGAGATGTACGAGGAGGTCGAGCCCGCATGA